The genomic DNA ACGACTGCCGAGAAGTACCAGTCCCTGCTTGCGAGGGTCGAAGAGCTCGGCAGCGTACTGGTTGCCTACTCAGGAGGCGTCGACTCAACACTCCTGGCGTTCGCGGCGCACGCGGTTCTCGGCAAGAAATGCGCCGCTGTGCTCGCGTCATCGGACACGTACCCGTCGCGAGAACTCGTCCATGCGCGCGCACTGGCCGACACCCTTGGATTGCGGCTCATCGAGGTAGAGACCTGCGAGCTCGTTGACCCGCAGTTCAACGCGAACGGGCCCGACCGCTGCTACCACTGCAAGAGTGAGCTGTTCGGCCTGCTCGCCACCGTGGCCGAGGCCGAAGGGCTGGCGTGGGTAGCCGACGGAGCGAACGCCGACGACCTCGCCGACCACCGTCCCGGCAGACGCGCTGCGGCGGAGCTTCGTGTCGTCAGCCCGCTTGCGGAGGTGGGGCTCACCAAGCCGGAGATTCGTTCGCTCGCGCACGAACTGGGCCTCCCCAACTGGGACAAACCCTCGATGGCATGCCTTGCGTCGCGATTCCCCTACGGCGAACGCATCACCGACGAAGGTCTTGCGCGGGTGTCTGCAGCCGAAGATGCTCTGGTCGCTCTCGGTCTCACGCAGTTTCGCGTGCGCTCGCATGGGACCGTGGCCCGCGTCGAGGTATCTCCCGAGCAACTCGAGGCGGCTTGGAGCCTTCGTGAGGGAATCGCGGCGTCGGTCCGCGACGCGGGATTCACCTACGCAGCGATCGATCTCGATGGCTACCGTTCGGGCGCTATGAACGAGGTGCTCTCCGCCGATCAGTTCGAGCGCGAGAACTCCTAGG from Coriobacteriia bacterium includes the following:
- the larE gene encoding ATP-dependent sacrificial sulfur transferase LarE: MTTAEKYQSLLARVEELGSVLVAYSGGVDSTLLAFAAHAVLGKKCAAVLASSDTYPSRELVHARALADTLGLRLIEVETCELVDPQFNANGPDRCYHCKSELFGLLATVAEAEGLAWVADGANADDLADHRPGRRAAAELRVVSPLAEVGLTKPEIRSLAHELGLPNWDKPSMACLASRFPYGERITDEGLARVSAAEDALVALGLTQFRVRSHGTVARVEVSPEQLEAAWSLREGIAASVRDAGFTYAAIDLDGYRSGAMNEVLSADQFERENS